A region from the Halobacillus mangrovi genome encodes:
- a CDS encoding NUDIX hydrolase: MDVRFEARETRFNYRSAGILIEEGHVLFHKQKGDAYWALPGGGIEIGEKSEDTIIREMKEELGYEVEVIQSLWVAENFFTYHQNDFHELGFYYLLHTNESHLQSGPFYGLEGERLIYQWLPIEALEDYHLQPSFLSKRLQDLPDQIEHVIVEMHE, encoded by the coding sequence ATGGATGTAAGGTTTGAAGCAAGGGAGACAAGGTTCAATTATCGATCGGCCGGAATTTTGATTGAAGAGGGCCACGTCCTTTTTCATAAACAGAAAGGTGACGCTTATTGGGCGCTTCCGGGTGGCGGAATTGAGATCGGGGAGAAGTCGGAGGACACCATCATTAGAGAAATGAAAGAAGAGTTGGGCTATGAAGTAGAGGTGATTCAGTCCTTATGGGTAGCAGAAAATTTCTTCACCTATCATCAGAACGATTTTCATGAGCTTGGATTCTATTATCTTTTACATACGAATGAAAGCCATTTACAAAGCGGACCCTTTTACGGCTTAGAAGGGGAGCGGCTGATTTATCAATGGCTTCCGATTGAAGCATTAGAAGATTATCACTTACAGCCGTCGTTCTTATCCAAACGGCTTCAAGATTTGCCTGATCAGATCGAACATGTCATTGTTGAAATGCATGAATAA
- a CDS encoding bifunctional metallophosphatase/5'-nucleotidase, which produces MLKRVIPAFFLILSLFASSVSAAPPDHSQYKNRYISAQLLGMNDFHGQLDVYRTVDGRKVGGAEYLAAYLEKYEAENKNTLLIHSGDVVGASSPVSSLLQDEPTIEILNDIGFDVGTVGNHEFDEGVAEMKRLIYGGEHEETGDFEGASFPYTVANVKDEETGEPILPPYVIKKVNGMPIGFVGVVTTETKDIVLPSGIEGVEFTDETTAINQAVSELKEKGVESIVVLAHVPASSDQDGSNASGEVVDFAPEVDDEVDIIFGGHNHAYANTVVDGKLIVESYSYGTAFSEVDIKIDPKTKDIVEKEASIVTTYHDGIEPDQAVRNKVDDYKKEIEDLVEEVIAQAAEPITKEQEESGESALGNLVADSQRAAMDTDFAFMNPGGIRANLDEGPITWGELYTMLPFGNNLVQMTLTGDQIKALLEQQWSGSYARILQISGLEYTWDRDAPVGEKVTSMTDSQGNPIDPEQSYTVAVNNFIATGGDGFTVLKEGTNQVTGPLALDAMIQYLQSQKDAIEAPVLNRIEVK; this is translated from the coding sequence TTGTTAAAGAGAGTTATCCCTGCTTTTTTTCTGATCCTATCCCTCTTCGCTTCTTCCGTATCCGCTGCACCGCCCGATCACTCTCAGTATAAGAACCGATACATATCCGCTCAGCTTTTAGGTATGAATGATTTCCACGGTCAATTGGACGTATATAGAACGGTCGATGGCAGAAAAGTAGGAGGAGCTGAATACCTGGCTGCTTATCTTGAGAAATATGAAGCAGAAAACAAGAACACGCTGCTGATTCATTCAGGTGATGTGGTTGGAGCAAGTTCCCCTGTTTCCTCGCTTTTGCAGGATGAACCTACCATTGAAATTTTAAATGACATTGGTTTTGATGTAGGAACTGTTGGCAATCACGAATTTGATGAAGGCGTTGCTGAGATGAAGCGCTTGATTTACGGTGGAGAACACGAGGAGACGGGAGACTTTGAAGGAGCTTCCTTTCCTTACACTGTTGCCAATGTGAAGGATGAAGAAACGGGAGAACCGATCCTTCCCCCTTATGTCATCAAAAAAGTAAATGGGATGCCTATTGGTTTTGTTGGTGTTGTGACAACGGAGACGAAGGACATTGTTCTTCCAAGTGGAATTGAAGGAGTCGAGTTTACAGATGAGACCACAGCGATTAATCAAGCTGTCAGTGAGTTAAAAGAAAAGGGAGTTGAATCCATCGTCGTTCTTGCTCACGTTCCTGCCTCTTCTGATCAAGATGGCTCGAACGCTTCAGGAGAAGTCGTTGATTTTGCTCCAGAAGTCGACGATGAAGTGGACATCATTTTTGGCGGACATAATCATGCGTATGCAAACACCGTTGTTGATGGAAAATTGATCGTCGAATCTTACTCTTATGGAACAGCTTTTTCTGAAGTAGATATTAAGATTGATCCAAAAACGAAGGATATTGTTGAGAAAGAAGCTTCCATTGTAACGACTTACCATGACGGGATTGAACCAGATCAGGCCGTTAGAAACAAGGTAGACGATTATAAAAAAGAAATTGAAGATTTGGTCGAAGAAGTAATTGCACAGGCCGCTGAGCCGATCACGAAGGAACAAGAGGAAAGCGGTGAATCCGCACTCGGTAATTTGGTAGCTGATTCCCAGCGAGCGGCCATGGATACGGATTTTGCCTTTATGAACCCAGGCGGAATCAGAGCCAATTTAGATGAAGGGCCGATTACGTGGGGAGAGCTCTATACCATGCTTCCATTCGGGAATAACCTTGTACAAATGACGCTGACAGGCGATCAGATCAAAGCTCTGCTTGAACAGCAATGGTCAGGCAGCTATGCTCGTATCTTACAAATCTCTGGACTTGAATACACATGGGATCGTGACGCTCCCGTTGGAGAAAAAGTGACATCCATGACTGACAGTCAAGGCAATCCAATCGATCCAGAGCAGTCCTACACAGTGGCCGTCAATAACTTCATCGCAACGGGCGGGGACGGATTTACTGTCCTTAAGGAAGGAACCAATCAGGTGACAGGTCCCCTTGCTTTAGATGCGATGATCCAGTATCTGCAAAGCCAGAAAGACGCTATAGAAGCACCGGTATTAAACAGAATTGAAGTGAAGTAA
- a CDS encoding staygreen family protein — MAAFDPGKLSVTFLPPADSSQPLRGRKYTLTHSDMTAELFLDVGYMFNKNAINPKMRDEVLGEWLVDSWRRFYLKGQAYVDGGEYSNEQANVRFTIFNKEMTTALKGMIYGDRMFFSFYPFLLDAPIFVYFQSVYAEFRQVIYYGTPRQYLNEILSE, encoded by the coding sequence ATGGCTGCTTTTGACCCTGGGAAGTTATCTGTGACCTTCCTGCCTCCTGCTGATTCCAGCCAGCCCCTCAGAGGGAGAAAATACACGCTTACCCATTCTGACATGACAGCTGAATTATTTTTAGATGTAGGTTATATGTTTAATAAAAACGCGATTAATCCTAAAATGAGGGATGAAGTCCTTGGTGAATGGCTCGTGGATTCATGGCGTCGTTTCTATCTGAAAGGGCAAGCGTATGTAGATGGGGGTGAATATAGCAACGAACAAGCAAACGTTCGGTTTACTATATTTAATAAAGAAATGACAACGGCATTAAAAGGAATGATTTATGGCGACCGAATGTTCTTCTCTTTTTACCCGTTCCTGCTTGACGCGCCCATCTTTGTGTACTTTCAATCCGTGTACGCGGAGTTTCGTCAGGTCATTTACTACGGGACACCCCGGCAGTATTTAAATGAAATTCTCTCAGAATAA
- a CDS encoding nucleoside deaminase, translating into MNRFMERAVSLAAENVRVGGQPFGAVLVKDDELVAEGVNEMHLNYDVSGHAELLAIRRAQGELQTHDLSGYTMYASGEPCPMCLSAMYFAGIKDVFYCATVEEAAQVGLEKSKNVYDDLQKSKGERSLVMKQMPLEDDQEDPMKLWDERTNHNGTS; encoded by the coding sequence ATGAATCGATTCATGGAACGAGCGGTATCCTTAGCTGCAGAAAATGTACGTGTTGGAGGACAGCCTTTCGGGGCAGTTCTTGTGAAGGATGACGAGTTGGTAGCCGAAGGTGTGAACGAAATGCACCTGAACTATGACGTGAGCGGACATGCCGAGCTGCTTGCGATCCGACGTGCGCAGGGAGAGCTTCAAACGCATGACCTGTCCGGCTATACGATGTACGCTAGCGGAGAACCTTGTCCGATGTGTCTTTCAGCGATGTATTTTGCAGGGATTAAGGATGTATTTTATTGTGCAACGGTGGAAGAAGCTGCACAGGTTGGCTTAGAGAAATCGAAGAATGTTTATGATGATTTACAAAAATCGAAAGGTGAGCGTTCCCTTGTGATGAAGCAGATGCCTTTAGAGGATGATCAGGAAGATCCGATGAAACTGTGGGATGAGCGGACAAATCATAATGGAACTTCCTGA
- a CDS encoding transporter suffix domain-containing protein produces MQIKSLLQKPWIYKLGIFLIIASILTWVLSPVVIPFLPLSSKVKAISITSSLVIGEVIFWIGALMVGKEAAKKIRKSFNPKSWKNKFVQKRSDGED; encoded by the coding sequence ATGCAAATTAAATCCCTTTTACAAAAGCCATGGATTTATAAGTTAGGCATCTTTCTTATTATAGCTTCGATCCTCACATGGGTGCTTTCCCCTGTTGTCATTCCCTTTTTACCTCTATCAAGTAAAGTGAAGGCTATCAGCATCACAAGCAGCCTTGTTATAGGAGAGGTGATCTTTTGGATTGGAGCTTTGATGGTGGGAAAAGAAGCAGCCAAAAAAATCAGAAAATCATTCAATCCTAAAAGCTGGAAAAATAAATTTGTTCAAAAACGATCTGACGGAGAAGATTAG
- a CDS encoding HAD family hydrolase: MVKAVIFDLDGTLLNRDASVNLFIENQYKRLAHRLSHIPKEKYIQRFIELDQRGYVWKDRVYQQLIKEFDLKSISCGELLQDYLYSFKDHCVPFPNLIEMLNGLKQSHFLLGVITNGKGQFQMDNMIALTIDAYMDTILISEREGVKKPDPEIFQRALARLDVAPEDSVFIGDHPEKDVEAAKGAGMKTIWKRDQYWYGAEADYIIEDLGEIYGRIQQFHSY; the protein is encoded by the coding sequence ATGGTTAAGGCCGTGATTTTTGATTTGGATGGAACTCTATTAAACCGTGATGCCTCAGTGAACCTCTTCATAGAAAACCAGTATAAGCGATTGGCTCACAGACTGTCTCATATCCCTAAGGAGAAGTATATACAAAGGTTTATTGAACTTGATCAGCGTGGGTACGTATGGAAGGACAGGGTGTATCAACAGCTCATCAAGGAGTTTGACTTAAAATCTATTTCGTGCGGAGAGTTACTTCAGGATTACCTGTATTCTTTTAAGGACCATTGCGTGCCATTTCCCAATCTCATAGAAATGTTAAATGGTTTAAAGCAGAGCCATTTTCTTCTTGGGGTGATCACCAATGGAAAGGGGCAGTTCCAAATGGATAACATGATCGCATTAACTATTGACGCCTACATGGATACCATTTTGATATCGGAGAGAGAAGGAGTAAAAAAGCCTGATCCAGAGATTTTCCAGAGAGCCTTAGCAAGGCTTGACGTCGCCCCTGAAGATAGCGTGTTTATAGGGGATCATCCAGAAAAAGATGTGGAAGCAGCAAAGGGCGCTGGAATGAAAACGATTTGGAAAAGGGATCAATATTGGTACGGGGCGGAGGCAGATTATATTATTGAAGATCTAGGAGAAATATACGGGCGAATTCAGCAATTTCATTCTTATTAA
- a CDS encoding Na+/H+ antiporter NhaC family protein, with amino-acid sequence MEHFGILSLLPSVLALILAIWSKRVVPSLLLGILVGTIMIDIQNNGAIHAFLFSIVNLFGAIAGHPADADAGIRGMGLVKGPGRAELVLIVLLLGAFIGVLNKSGGAYAFGQWLADKVRGKKGAQLSTAAMGSSLFTSAYFSSLATGTVFRPIYDRMNISRAKLAFLLDSTASPINVLVPISGWVAFMGALMVDNIQSVNDPIVGIAKTIPYNFYNIVILIMVFLVAAGKIKDFGPMKQSEQKAKETNQALKEAAAAKKAPEKEPEKEKEATLRGTASDMVVPLGISVALLVVLGLWNYTFIYFADIPEIPLDGNKMLIVSFSVGIIIAFIKYLSKGLMNAKEFLNELYDGSKSVILGAVIIILAVTLGDVMRATAPEGVGAAAYISEVASGVIPSSIIPVAVFLISGFVAFSMGTSFGTWAIMMPIGVSLMVATGGDPILAAAAVLSGGAFGDHTSPISDTSVMSSIGADVEHMEHINTQLPYALTAAGIASVFFLIAGFVI; translated from the coding sequence ATGGAACATTTCGGCATACTTTCGTTACTGCCTTCTGTACTTGCACTAATTTTAGCGATTTGGTCCAAACGGGTCGTCCCGTCACTGCTTTTAGGAATCCTGGTAGGTACAATCATGATTGACATCCAGAACAACGGCGCGATTCACGCGTTTCTATTTTCGATCGTAAATTTATTCGGAGCGATTGCCGGTCACCCGGCTGATGCTGATGCTGGCATAAGAGGGATGGGGCTCGTCAAAGGGCCTGGACGAGCTGAGCTTGTGCTGATCGTCCTTTTACTTGGCGCATTCATTGGAGTTTTAAATAAATCCGGCGGAGCCTACGCCTTCGGTCAATGGCTGGCAGATAAGGTTCGCGGTAAAAAAGGCGCCCAGTTGTCGACAGCCGCTATGGGAAGCTCCTTGTTCACAAGTGCCTACTTCAGTTCGCTTGCAACAGGTACCGTTTTCCGTCCGATTTATGATCGTATGAATATCTCGCGGGCCAAGCTTGCCTTTTTGCTGGATTCTACCGCTTCTCCTATTAATGTGCTCGTCCCTATTTCCGGCTGGGTCGCATTCATGGGGGCATTGATGGTCGATAACATTCAATCGGTAAACGATCCGATCGTTGGGATCGCAAAAACGATCCCGTATAATTTCTATAACATTGTTATTCTGATCATGGTCTTCTTAGTCGCTGCAGGAAAAATTAAAGACTTTGGTCCGATGAAGCAGTCTGAACAAAAAGCGAAGGAAACAAACCAGGCTTTGAAAGAAGCAGCTGCAGCGAAAAAAGCGCCAGAAAAAGAACCAGAAAAGGAAAAGGAAGCGACCCTTCGTGGAACGGCCTCAGATATGGTTGTTCCATTGGGCATTTCTGTTGCTCTGCTTGTGGTGCTTGGTCTATGGAACTACACATTCATTTATTTCGCTGATATTCCTGAGATCCCACTCGATGGAAACAAAATGCTGATCGTCAGCTTCTCTGTCGGGATTATCATCGCCTTTATCAAGTATCTTTCCAAAGGATTGATGAATGCCAAGGAGTTTTTAAATGAACTGTATGACGGAAGTAAGTCCGTGATCCTGGGCGCTGTCATCATCATCCTTGCGGTTACGCTCGGTGATGTGATGCGGGCCACCGCTCCTGAAGGGGTGGGGGCAGCCGCCTACATTTCTGAAGTGGCTTCAGGAGTGATTCCAAGCAGCATCATCCCTGTTGCCGTCTTTCTTATTTCCGGCTTTGTTGCCTTCTCGATGGGAACCTCCTTCGGCACATGGGCGATTATGATGCCGATCGGTGTCTCCCTTATGGTCGCAACGGGCGGTGATCCGATTCTTGCAGCCGCTGCAGTGTTATCAGGCGGAGCGTTTGGTGACCACACTTCCCCGATCTCAGATACAAGTGTCATGTCTTCGATCGGAGCTGATGTAGAACATATGGAGCACATTAATACACAGCTTCCATATGCTTTGACAGCTGCCGGTATCGCTTCCGTGTTCTTCTTAATTGCTGGTTTTGTGATATAA
- a CDS encoding DUF4397 domain-containing protein yields the protein MYPYDNSDQLAWQAAKYDLLSNYYKYSDPQKHVYYYQRHLECMQRLMMQHHGGQMRMPGMNGQAKVRVLHASPDAPAVDIYVNGQKILEGVSFKQQSDYLSVPPGQYKIDIYPQGATNQPVLSQNVSVEAGKMYTVAAAGRVENLRLVALVDNDTVPSGNAKARFWHLSPNAPAVDIAVKGGDVLFRNVSFGEASNYLTLPPTTADLEVRVSGTNQAALQIPGVTLNPNQAYTAVAVGLAGGQPPLEAIFLQP from the coding sequence ATGTATCCTTACGACAATAGTGATCAGTTGGCATGGCAAGCGGCTAAGTATGATCTATTATCGAATTATTATAAGTACTCAGATCCTCAGAAGCATGTGTATTATTACCAGAGACATCTTGAGTGTATGCAAAGATTGATGATGCAGCATCACGGCGGACAGATGAGGATGCCAGGAATGAACGGGCAAGCAAAAGTGCGAGTGCTTCATGCTTCTCCTGATGCGCCAGCCGTAGATATTTATGTGAACGGACAGAAAATTTTAGAGGGCGTATCTTTTAAACAGCAAAGTGATTATCTAAGCGTGCCGCCAGGACAGTATAAGATCGACATCTATCCTCAAGGAGCGACGAACCAGCCAGTTTTATCACAAAACGTATCTGTAGAAGCAGGTAAAATGTACACAGTAGCAGCTGCAGGAAGAGTAGAGAATTTGCGATTGGTTGCTTTGGTAGATAACGATACAGTACCTTCAGGAAATGCAAAGGCTCGTTTCTGGCATTTATCACCAAATGCTCCGGCTGTTGATATCGCTGTAAAAGGTGGCGACGTCCTCTTCCGCAATGTATCGTTCGGAGAAGCGAGCAATTATCTGACGCTGCCACCGACGACCGCCGATCTTGAAGTACGAGTCTCGGGAACCAACCAGGCAGCTTTACAAATTCCTGGTGTAACGTTAAACCCTAATCAGGCTTACACAGCCGTGGCCGTAGGTCTAGCTGGAGGGCAGCCTCCGCTTGAAGCGATTTTTCTTCAACCTTGA
- a CDS encoding M20 metallopeptidase family protein: MSLLLQQAKQLQEQLTEWRRMLHQNPETGFEEYETSKFVQNKLKEFGYEPKVIAKTGVVAIAEGKQQGETVGLRADMDALPIQDEKERDYASSIDGKAHLCGHDGHTTMLLGAAKLLKDHPPEKGSVKLIFQPAEEGLFGAQAMIEEGVLDHPKMKAIAGLHVNPDVETGYVTCTEKEACAAADFFDLEIVGAGGHAAHPHKAADSITVSAEVISSLQQVVSRQTDPLAPTVLTIGQIHGGTADNAIAPRVSIGGTVRTLDPDVRNQMEEKMERVIKGVSEAFGVTYTFNYKYFYPPLINDSSLLPGLEKTVEDTLGPDRFSIVNPSMGGEDFSFYANQIPAIFFRLGVRNEAKGAVYPLHHPRFDLDEEALPNGSAMLAAWAHQQLKE, encoded by the coding sequence ATGAGTCTATTATTACAACAAGCGAAACAACTGCAAGAACAATTGACCGAGTGGCGCCGGATGCTTCATCAAAATCCGGAAACTGGTTTTGAAGAATATGAAACTTCTAAGTTTGTTCAAAATAAATTGAAAGAGTTCGGTTATGAACCGAAGGTAATCGCCAAAACAGGAGTCGTAGCCATCGCCGAAGGAAAACAACAGGGAGAGACGGTTGGCCTCCGGGCAGACATGGATGCTCTTCCCATCCAGGATGAAAAAGAAAGAGATTATGCTTCGTCGATCGATGGAAAAGCCCACCTTTGCGGGCACGATGGTCATACAACCATGCTCTTAGGAGCAGCCAAACTATTGAAAGACCATCCTCCTGAAAAGGGAAGCGTTAAACTCATTTTCCAACCCGCAGAAGAAGGGTTGTTCGGAGCGCAGGCGATGATTGAAGAAGGAGTATTAGATCATCCTAAAATGAAGGCGATCGCTGGTTTACATGTCAATCCTGATGTAGAAACAGGCTATGTTACTTGTACAGAAAAAGAAGCCTGTGCAGCCGCTGACTTTTTCGATCTTGAAATTGTTGGAGCCGGCGGCCATGCGGCTCATCCTCATAAAGCGGCAGACTCGATTACCGTCAGTGCTGAAGTCATCAGCTCTTTACAGCAAGTGGTCAGCCGACAGACCGATCCGTTGGCGCCAACCGTTTTGACCATCGGCCAGATTCACGGAGGTACAGCTGATAACGCGATTGCTCCACGCGTAAGCATCGGAGGTACGGTCCGGACGCTGGATCCTGATGTAAGGAATCAGATGGAAGAGAAAATGGAACGCGTCATCAAAGGCGTTTCTGAAGCGTTTGGGGTCACGTACACGTTCAACTATAAATACTTTTATCCGCCGCTGATCAATGATTCATCGCTGCTCCCAGGGCTTGAGAAAACGGTAGAGGACACCCTTGGGCCAGATCGGTTCTCGATTGTGAACCCATCGATGGGAGGGGAGGACTTTTCCTTTTACGCCAATCAAATACCGGCGATCTTCTTTCGATTAGGTGTTAGGAACGAGGCCAAGGGAGCTGTTTATCCGCTTCACCATCCACGTTTTGACTTGGATGAGGAGGCACTTCCAAATGGTTCAGCAATGCTCGCGGCCTGGGCGCATCAACAACTGAAGGAATAG
- a CDS encoding M55 family metallopeptidase, whose translation MKLYLSVDMEGITGIPDYTFVDSSKHNYERSRRIMTEETNHVIRTAYSNEVKEVLVNDSHSKMNNLLIDEIHPDAELITGSVKPYSMMQGLDSSFSGAIFVGYHARGAQKGVLSHSMTFGVRNFYINDVAVGELGFNAYVAGYYGVPVLMVAGDDCAAREAEELITNVVTAPVKETISRSSVKSLTPKKAGELLQQKTADALHNRSNVNPLVPPDHPTLRIEFMNYGQAEWANLMPGTEIEPNSTIVSFRAKDILEAYQAMIVMTDLAVRTTSS comes from the coding sequence ATGAAACTTTATTTATCCGTCGACATGGAAGGGATTACTGGAATCCCTGATTATACGTTTGTCGATTCGTCGAAGCACAATTATGAACGCTCGCGAAGAATCATGACCGAAGAAACGAACCATGTCATACGAACGGCCTACAGTAACGAAGTCAAAGAGGTGTTAGTGAATGACAGCCACTCCAAGATGAACAATCTCTTAATCGACGAGATTCATCCGGATGCCGAGCTGATCACGGGAAGTGTGAAGCCTTATTCAATGATGCAGGGGCTCGACAGCTCATTTTCAGGAGCCATCTTCGTCGGTTATCACGCCCGCGGCGCACAAAAAGGAGTGCTCTCGCATTCGATGACCTTTGGGGTCCGAAATTTTTACATAAACGATGTGGCCGTCGGCGAACTTGGTTTCAACGCTTATGTTGCAGGCTATTACGGTGTCCCTGTTTTAATGGTCGCCGGTGATGACTGTGCGGCAAGAGAAGCAGAAGAGCTGATTACGAATGTTGTCACAGCACCAGTCAAAGAAACCATTTCAAGGTCGTCCGTCAAAAGTTTAACACCGAAAAAAGCTGGAGAACTGCTGCAGCAAAAGACCGCTGATGCCCTACATAACCGCTCGAATGTCAATCCTCTTGTTCCACCTGATCATCCGACACTAAGAATTGAATTCATGAATTATGGACAAGCCGAATGGGCGAATCTTATGCCAGGCACAGAAATCGAACCGAATTCAACGATCGTTTCATTCAGGGCAAAAGATATATTAGAAGCTTATCAAGCCATGATTGTCATGACTGATCTTGCCGTAAGGACAACGTCGAGTTAG
- a CDS encoding amino acid permease, which translates to MKHHHLVKQAVEHKKNKQLKKGKETITWWQLSLIGIGSIIGAGFFLGTGLSIKTAGPSVLIGYLIAGLTTYFVFSALAEMTVNDTEKGSFRAYAKKAFGHSAGFLSGWMYWLSGLLIMSSEIVALSTFTQYWFEAVPLWLFSIIYASLGFGINLLGVKNFGQIESLFAIVKLATLIIFIGFGALILFGVLDLNEASSLQDRGISEWFPNGWKGLWSALIFIFFSFGGIAVVGVASSELKHKKNITKAGTGLILILVTVYLLSLFIVVNMVDWKVIDESESPFVTALSAFHLPYIDSIFNLIIISAAFSTMVGALFSISHVMVSLSEDGDAPQKLKEKNSRGVAVKSLLLTAGGLAVSILFSYLLPDTMYEYVTTAAGVMLILNWGMILASHIKLHPSYKDKHSFKAFGYPYTSYLGIGLILLAISGALFHENERIGLLVSAVLIALIFGTYKVIFRKN; encoded by the coding sequence ATGAAACACCATCACCTGGTCAAACAAGCAGTCGAACATAAAAAAAATAAACAACTTAAAAAGGGGAAAGAAACCATCACCTGGTGGCAGCTTTCCCTGATTGGGATTGGCTCGATTATAGGAGCTGGTTTTTTCCTTGGAACCGGACTATCGATTAAAACAGCAGGCCCTTCAGTATTAATAGGATACTTAATTGCTGGTTTAACAACGTATTTTGTATTCAGTGCGCTTGCAGAAATGACGGTGAACGATACCGAGAAGGGCTCCTTTAGAGCCTATGCGAAGAAAGCATTTGGACATTCCGCTGGTTTCCTATCCGGCTGGATGTATTGGTTATCCGGGCTTTTGATCATGTCCAGTGAAATTGTAGCTCTGTCGACGTTTACCCAATATTGGTTTGAGGCCGTTCCTCTATGGCTATTTTCGATTATCTATGCATCATTAGGCTTCGGGATTAATTTGCTTGGGGTGAAAAACTTCGGGCAAATCGAGTCTCTCTTTGCCATCGTAAAGTTAGCCACGCTCATCATCTTTATCGGATTTGGAGCTTTAATTTTGTTCGGGGTTCTTGATCTGAACGAAGCAAGTTCTTTGCAGGACAGAGGCATTAGTGAGTGGTTCCCAAATGGATGGAAAGGACTTTGGTCCGCGCTTATCTTTATTTTCTTTTCATTCGGCGGCATTGCGGTTGTCGGAGTTGCTTCTTCAGAATTAAAGCACAAAAAGAATATCACTAAGGCCGGCACCGGATTAATCCTTATCCTCGTAACGGTTTATTTACTTTCCTTATTTATCGTAGTAAATATGGTGGATTGGAAAGTCATTGACGAATCCGAAAGTCCCTTTGTCACTGCATTATCTGCCTTTCATCTTCCTTACATCGATTCGATCTTTAACCTTATTATCATTAGTGCTGCTTTTTCAACTATGGTCGGTGCGCTCTTTTCAATCAGCCACGTTATGGTCTCTTTATCCGAAGACGGCGATGCCCCGCAGAAATTAAAGGAGAAAAACAGTCGAGGCGTAGCGGTAAAATCCTTACTGTTAACCGCAGGAGGACTTGCGGTATCGATTCTATTTTCTTATTTGCTGCCTGACACCATGTATGAATACGTCACCACGGCAGCCGGCGTCATGCTTATCCTTAACTGGGGAATGATCCTTGCCTCCCATATAAAATTACATCCTTCTTACAAGGACAAGCACAGTTTCAAAGCGTTCGGCTATCCTTATACCTCTTACTTGGGCATAGGCTTAATCTTATTAGCCATATCAGGTGCCCTCTTCCACGAAAATGAACGCATCGGCCTCCTGGTTAGCGCCGTCTTAATTGCACTTATCTTTGGCACTTATAAAGTGATTTTCAGGAAGAATTGA
- the ltaE gene encoding low-specificity L-threonine aldolase has product MIDLRSDTVTKPTREMRQAAYEAEVGDDVYEEDPTVKRLEFTAAEMLGKEAALFVTSGTQGNQIAGLTHCNPGDEVLLEANSHIFLYEGASMSALAGVQPRTIEGIRGAMDPTDVRAAIRSDDIHFPETGLICVENTHNKAGGAVVPLENMQGIYEVAREQGIPVHLDGARLFNASVASGLSVQRFADQADTVQFCLSKGLGAPVGSVIAGSTDFIRKARKWRKRLGGGLRQVGMIAAPGLVALTEMVDRLAEDHDQAKILAEGLGNVKGIEIEGKVETNIILANVEGLNLSAEEFLVQLKQEEVLAVPFGAHTVRFVTNYDVSQGDIREVIERVHHIASRV; this is encoded by the coding sequence CGGCCTATGAAGCTGAGGTAGGCGATGACGTGTACGAGGAGGATCCGACTGTAAAACGCTTGGAATTTACAGCAGCTGAGATGCTCGGAAAAGAAGCGGCGCTGTTTGTCACAAGCGGCACGCAGGGAAACCAAATTGCCGGACTGACCCACTGTAACCCTGGTGATGAGGTTCTTTTGGAAGCGAACTCGCATATTTTTCTATACGAAGGTGCTTCAATGTCTGCATTAGCTGGTGTGCAGCCAAGGACGATAGAGGGAATTCGCGGCGCTATGGATCCTACAGATGTGCGCGCAGCGATCCGATCGGATGATATTCATTTTCCAGAAACCGGACTTATTTGCGTTGAGAATACTCATAACAAGGCTGGCGGAGCAGTTGTGCCTTTAGAGAACATGCAGGGCATCTACGAAGTCGCAAGGGAACAAGGGATTCCTGTTCACTTAGACGGAGCCCGCTTGTTTAATGCTTCTGTTGCTAGTGGACTATCAGTTCAGCGGTTTGCTGATCAAGCAGATACTGTCCAGTTTTGTTTATCAAAAGGGTTGGGTGCCCCTGTAGGATCGGTCATCGCTGGATCAACTGATTTTATTCGTAAAGCTCGAAAATGGAGAAAACGGCTGGGTGGAGGCCTGCGTCAGGTCGGAATGATAGCGGCTCCAGGGCTGGTTGCTTTAACAGAAATGGTGGATCGATTGGCAGAGGATCATGACCAGGCAAAGATTCTCGCAGAAGGTTTAGGAAACGTGAAAGGGATCGAGATTGAAGGAAAAGTGGAAACAAATATTATTCTCGCTAACGTAGAAGGATTGAACCTGAGCGCAGAAGAATTTTTAGTTCAGTTAAAACAAGAAGAGGTTCTTGCTGTTCCATTTGGTGCGCATACGGTCCGGTTTGTTACGAATTATGACGTATCGCAGGGCGATATACGTGAGGTTATAGAGCGGGTCCATCATATAGCAAGCCGAGTATAA